A genomic region of Raphanus sativus cultivar WK10039 chromosome 6, ASM80110v3, whole genome shotgun sequence contains the following coding sequences:
- the LOC108805897 gene encoding protein DETOXIFICATION 37: protein MNSESLENLHRSFIESSKSFIDYRLETVLTDRELPYLRRIYLAMMIEMKFLLYLAAPAIFVYVINNGMSILTRIFAGHLGSSELAAASLGNSGFNMFTYGLLLGMGSAVETLCGQAHGAHRYDMLGVYLQRSTVVLIITCLPMSLLFIFSKPLLNILGEPEQVASMASLFVYGMLPVIFAYAVNFPIQKFLQAQSIVTPSAYISAAALVIHLVLSWVAVYRLGLGLLALSLVHSFSWWIIVGAQIVYIKMSPRCRRSWEGFSWKAFEGLWDFFRLSAASAVMLCLESWYSQILVLLAGLLKDPEIALDSLAICMSISAVSFMVSVGFNAAASVRVSNELGAGNPRAAAFSTVVTTSVSFLLAVFEAIVVMSWRNVLSYMFTDSPIVAEAVADLSPFLAITIVLNGIQPVLSGVAVGCGWQAFVAYVNIGCYYVVGIPIGFVLGFTYDMGAKGIWTGMIGGTLMQTIILVVVTLRTDWDKEVEKASSRLDQWEESRERLLKQ, encoded by the exons ATGAACTCAGAATCGTTGGAAAATCTCCACCGTTCATTCATCGAATCGTCGAAATCGTTCATCGACTACCGACTCGAGACTGTGTTAACCGACCGAGAACTACCGTATCTCCGCCGTATCTACCTGGCGATGATGATAGAAATGAAGTTCCTCCTCTACCTCGCCGCTCCGGCGATCTTCGTCTACGTCATCAACAACGGAATGTCGATTCTCACTCGTATCTTCGCCGGCCACCTCGGTAGCTCCGAACTCGCCGCCGCTTCTCTTGGTAACAGTGGATTCAACATGTTCACCTACGGTCTTCTG CTTGGTATGGGAAGTGCGGTGGAGACGTTATGTGGACAAGCCCACGGAGCTCACCGTTACGATATGCTCGGTGTTTACCTCCAGAGATCAACCGTGGTTCTGATCATCACGTGTCTTCCGATGTCGCTCCTCTTCATATTCTCGAAACCGCTTCTCAACATACTAGGCGAGCCGGAGCAAGTCGCGTCAATGGCTTCCCTCTTCGTCTACGGTATGCTCCCTGTGATATTCGCTTACGCGGTTAACTTCCCGATCCAGAAGTTCCTCCAAGCGCAGAGCATCGTCACGCCGAGCGCTTACATCTCAGCCGCGGCTCTCGTTATCCACCTCGTCCTCTCGTGGGTCGCTGTGTATCGGTTGGGGTTGGGTCTCTTGGCTTTGTCTCTGGTTCATAGCTTCTCGTGGTGGATCATCGTGGGGGCCCAGATTGTTTACATCAAGATGAGCCCAAGATGCAGAAGGAGTTGGGAAGGGTTTAGCTGGAAAGCTTTTGAAGGGCTTTGGGACTTTTTCCGGTTATCGGCAGCTTCGGCGGTGATGCTGTGCCTTGAGTCGTGGTACTCTCAGATTCTTGTTTTGCTCGCCGGGCTTCTCAAGGACCCGGAGATTGCTTTGGATTCTCTCGCTATTTG CATGTCAATTTCTGCAGTCTCGTTCATGGTTTCCGTTGGATTCAACGCAGCTGCAAG TGTGAGAGTAAGCAATGAATTAGGAGCTGGAAACCCAAGGGCTGCTGCCTTCTCCACGGTAGTGACAACAAGTGTATCATTCTTACTAGCGGTTTTCGAAGCCATCGTGGTCATGTCTTGGCGTAATGTCCTCAGCTACATGTTTACTGATAGTCCTATCGTAGCCGAGGCTGTTGCGGATTTATCCCCCTTTTTAGCCATCACTATTGTCCTCAACGGAATCCAGCCTGTTTTGTCAG gtGTGGCTGTTGGATGTGGCTGGCAAGCATTTGTGGCGTACGTTAACATTGGATGTTACTACGTGGTGGGGATTCCGATCGGTTTCGTACTTGGTTTCACCTATGATATGGGAGCAAAG GGTATATGGACGGGGATGATTGGTGGAACATTAATGCAAACCATAATCTTAGTGGTTGTTACCTTGAGAACTGATTGGGATAAagag gTGGAGAAAGCTTCGAGCCGATTGGACCAGTGGGAAGAGAGCCGTGAACGGCTTCTGAAGCAATAG